The Gymnogyps californianus isolate 813 chromosome 5, ASM1813914v2, whole genome shotgun sequence genome contains a region encoding:
- the GSC gene encoding homeobox protein goosecoid, with amino-acid sequence MPVSMFSIDNILAARPRCKDSVLLPPSAAPVVFPSLHGDSLYGSASDYGGFYSRAVAPASALPPAVTGSRLGYNNYYYGQLHVPASPVGPSCCGAVPPLGAQQCSCVPPAGYEGTGSVLMSPVPHQMLPYMNVGTLSRTELQLLNQLHCRRKRRHRTIFTDEQLEALENLFQETKYPDVGTREQLARRVHLREEKVEVWFKNRRAKWRRQKRSSSEESENAQKWNKVSKTSPEKRQEDGKSDLDSDS; translated from the exons ATGCCTGTGAGCATGTTCAGCATCGACAATATCCTGGCGGCCAGACCTCGCTGCAAGGACTCGGTGCTGCTGCCCCCGAGCGCCGCGCCCGTCGTCTTCCCCAGCCTCCACGGGGACTCGCTCTACGGCAGCGCCTCCGACTACGGCGGATTTTACTCCCGGGCGGTGGCACCCGCCTCCGCGCTGCCGCCGGCGGTCACCGGATCTCGGCTCGGCTACAACAACTACTACTACGGGCAGCTGCATGTGCCGGCGTCCCCCGTGGGCCCTTCGTGCTGCGGGGCCGTGCCGCCCCTGGGCGCCCAGCAGTGCTCCTGCGTCCCCCCCGCAG GTTACGAGGGCACTGGCTCAGTCCTGATGTCCCCTGTTCCCCATCAGATGTTGCCCTACATGAACGTGGGCACTTTGTCCCGGACGGAGCTGCAGTTACTGAACCAGCTGCACTGCAGGCGAAAAAGACGGCATCGGACTATCTTCACTGACGAGCAGCTAGAAGCGCTGGAAAACCTCTTCCAGGAAACGAAATACCCAGACGTGGGCACCAGGGAACAGCTGGCCAGAAGGGTGCActtaagagaggaaaaagtggag GTTTGGTTCAAAAACCGCCGGGCAAAGTGGAGGAGGCAAAAGCGATCGTCTTCGGAGGAGTCAGAAAACGCACAAAAATGGAATAAAGTGTCTAAAACGTCTCCGGAGAAGAGACAAGAGGACGGGAAAAGTGACTTGGACTCCGACAGCTGA